The Amycolatopsis umgeniensis DNA segment GTCCGCACCTCGGCACCGGCGCGCGAAAGCCGGTTGAGCGCGCCGGACATCCGCGCGGAGTCGGGGAAGAGCACCTTGTGGCGTACGCCGGGGCGCACGTTCGCGAGCGCGATCCGCTGGAACGCGGAGTCCGTCCCCGTGCTCATGACGAGCACTTCGCCGGTCGCTTCCGCGAGCAGTTCGCCGAGCCCCGTCCGGTCACGGGCCGGGCCCGCCCCCACGACCAGGCTGAGCTGTCCGGTCTGCACGGTCATCGCAGGTACCTCCCTCTTCCCCGGCGCGGTACCGCCGACGACGTCCTGTTCATGCCAGTTCCCGCCGTCCGGGCCGGCCGGGCCACCCGACGCGTTAGCGTTCAGGGGCACCGTGGAACTGCACGCGTCTACTTTCGCTGTCCGAACATGAGGTTTTGATGACACGGGTGATGGTCGTCGAAGACGACGAGAATCTGCGGCTCGCGCTGGTCACGCAGCTGCGCGCGGCCGGCTTCGCCGTCGACGACGCGGGCGACATCGCGACCGCGGACCGGCTGCTGCGCGGGACGCACCACGACTGCGTGGTGCTGGACCGGATGCTCCCCGACGGCGACGCCATCGACTACGTCCACATGCGACGGCAGCTGGGCTGGCGGGCGCCGGTGCTGTTCCTCACCGCCCGCGACGCGCTCGCCGACCGGGTGGCCGGATTCGAGCACGGCGGCGACGACTACCTCGTGAAACCGTTCGTGATGGCCGAGCTGACCGAGCGGGTGACCAACCTGTGCCGCCGGTCCGCGTTCGACCGGCCCTCGGTGCTGCACCACGAAGATCTGGTGATGGACTGCGCGCGGCGCGAAGTGCGCCGGGCGGGGGTGCTGCTCACCTTGACCAACAAGGAGTACGCCGTGCTCGAATACCTGCTGACCAGGGCGGGGCTCCCGGTGCAGCGGGCCGATCTGATCGAGCACTGCTGGGACGCGCAGGCCGACCCGATGTCCAATGTGGTCGATGTGGTGGTGAAGCGGTTGCGCCGCAAGCTGAAGGAACCCGAGCTGATCCACGCCGTCCGCGGCCTCGGCTACCGGCTGGGCGCCCGGTGAACACCCATTCCTCGGCCGATCGGCTGCGCAGGCTGCGCTGGATGCTGACGGCGTTGTTCACCGTGATGAACACGCTCGGGCTGGTCGTGTTCGCGTGGCTGCTCATCAGCGAGGACGGCGAACAGGGCGAGCAGCGGATCGACGCCTCGCTGGTCCAGGTCACGTCTTCGGTCAGCAGGCTGGTCGCCTTCGACGGCACCGTCGACTTCGGTTTGGTCAACACCGACGTGCTGAACGACCGTTGCCCGCAGTTCGCGATCCTGCCCGGCGGCGCGCCCGCCTTCCAGGCGCACCTTTCACGGGCGGCCTGCGTCCCGATGAGCGCGCAGTTGTTGAACGGCCTCGCCACCGAAGCGGTCCGGACCGGCAAACTGGTCCAGGGTCCGCAAAAGGGCACCGACGGCTCGGTGGTCAAGGTCCGCGCCGTGCCGTTGCGCGACACCGACGGCAAAACTTTCGCGGCCGTCGTCGCGGTGCAGTCGACCGAAACCGAGGACGACGCGCACACCCGGTTCACGCTGCTGGTGGTCGGCGGCACCGTTCTGCTCATCGCGGTACTCGGCTTCGCCGGTCACCTGCTGTCCGGCCGCTCGATCCGGCCCGCGGCCGCCGCCTTGCAGCAACAGGAAGTTCTGCTCGCCGAAACCGCCCACGACCTCCGCACCCCGGTCGCCGCCCTGCGCGCGCTCGCCGAAACCGCGATGGCGAACCCCGCCCAGTCGGCGGAACTCCTGCCGAGGACCGTCCGCCTCGCCGCGAGGATGGGCGGGATCATCGACGACCTGCTCGTGCGGGCCCGGCTCGCCGCGGGCGTGGAACAACTGAGCATCCAGCCGATCTGGCTCGACCAGTTGGTGGTCGGCGTGGTCGAGGACACCGCGACCGAGAGCGCCGAAGTCACCGTCACCGCCGCGCCCACGAAGGTCGACGCCGATCCCGCGCTGCTGCAACGGGCGATCGGCAACCTCCTCGACAACGCCGTGCGCTACGGCCGCCAACCCGGCGCGAAGGCGTTCGTGCACCTGACCGTCGCCGGCGGCACCGTGACCGTCGCGGACCACGGCCCGGGTATCGACACCACGATGGCGGGCGACGCCTTCGACCGGTTCGCCAGCACCGGCGGGTCTTCCGGGCTCGGGCTGTCCATCGTGCGGTGGGTCGCACAGGCGCACGGCGGCACGCTCGCGGTGTACAACGCCGACGAGGGCGGCGCGATCTTCGAACTGCGGTTCCCGGTCAGCACTTCCTGAGACGGGAACACGGGAGGCCACTAACGCCGGGGTTCCGCGCCTTCGCGCAGCCAGCCGGGAACGTGCTCGTCCTCACGCGGGTACATCCGCAGTTCCTCCTGGAAGAACCGCTCGCCGGGGCGGTGGTCCCAATCCGGTTCGTCGTACCAGCCGTACTCGGCGCTGAACTTGCCGTTGACCACGAGCTGGAACTTGACGGAGGTCCAGGTGCCCTCCCCCGGCTTGTACATCTCACCGCGCAGACCGACGAAGAACTCGACGGCCCCCGGGGGCTCCCATTCGATCGCCTGTCCGAAGACGGTCAGCACCTGCGCGCGGACCTCCACATAGCCGCCGACCGAACGGAAATCGACGAAGACCTGCTGCCAGTCGACCGGCGCGCGCTGGATCAGATGGTCGCGGAACGCCGTGACCACCTCGCCGACCAGTGCCTGGTTCAAGGGGATCAGTTCGGTGATGTCCTTTTCCGGCGGGGCCGGGCGGTCCTTCCATTCGGGAAGCTTGTCGAGCAGCCACTCCGGGGTGTGTTCGAGTTCCCTCGCGAACAGCTTGAGATCCTCCGCGTAGTTCGAATCCTCGATGGCCGGATCCCAATGCGGTTCGTAATCACGGTTGTAGCTGCGGAAGAACGAGCCCGAGGATTCGAGGGTGAACCGCGCGGAGAACCAGGCTCCGCGTTCCGGCTCACGCCGGTACAGCGCGACCCGCAACCGGGCCAGCGGCCGGTTGAGTTCCACCGGCGGGGCGATCTCGACCGTCGAACCGTCGTCGCGAAGGACTGTCAGCGCCAGATCCTGCACCGGAACGGTCATCCGGCTGATCAGGTCGATACGGCGCCAGCCCTGCTCACCGACGAGGTCGACGAGCGCGTTCCCCACCTGCTGTTCCAGCTCGGCAGGGTCGTCGTCAGGCCCGGAAGCTCGCGGGCCAGAGTTCGACGTTGTGGTCATTGGGGAAACTCCTCACGTGGATGGTCGTCCTGCCGTTTTCGTCGACTTCTCGCCACCGGACGTGGCGTGAGTGGGCGTCGTCCACCCCGCGATCACGAACCTCGAAGACATCTTCCCAAACGACATTGCCCGCGGCGTCCTGGCTGCGCTCGAGCGCGTAGAAAGTGTCGTCCTTCGGGGTGAGCGGGGTGTCCTTGTTGCCCTGGTTCTGACGGCGCCCTTCGGTGCCCTGGTTGATCGACTCACCGCCGCCGCCCCTGGCGGTACCGCGGTGATGACCGCCGTCGTCGATGTTCTTGCCGATCTTGCCGTCGGCATCCACCTCAGGACCGCCCCGTGCGCCGACCTGGCTCTGCGCCTTGCCATCGCGCCGCAACTGGGAGGCTCCGTTCGGATCCGGCACGCCCGAGGTCGCCACGGTGTTGCCCCGTGCGTCGGTGCGGTGGAAGGCGGTCCCGTTGTCCACGCTGATCACCGCCGACCTCGGCGGCTGGTTCAGATCCGCGTCGAACGGCTTCCCGGTGTGCAGATGGGTGACCGCTCCGGTGGGGCCGGTCTGGAAAGTGCCGTAGGGCTCGCCCTTGTGGTCGATCAGGGTGAATCGGGTGTTCGGCGGCAGATCGGCCCGGTTCGCGAACGGCTTGCCCTGCTTGCCGCTGAAGTCCTTCGTCACCCGCTCGTGCTGCTGAGGAGTCCAGTCGTCGGTCTTCCCGTGGGGGAAGGTCTCGTCTTTCGCGTTGTAGGTGACCTCGTTGTCGGGCTTCGGCCACGTTTGTTCGGGGTTCTTCGCCCTCTTGGTTCCGTAGAAACCGTCTTGGGTGACGTCCGCGCGTGCCTTGGTCCCGTGTTTGATTTCGGGGTTCGTCCGCCCGCGCTGGCCGGTCTCCGCCTCGACGCGGGTGATCTTCCCGTTCTCGTCGGTGTAGTGGGTCGCGCGGGGTTGCCCGTATTCGTCGGTCACCGTATGCGCCCGTTTGGGCGTCAGAGTCGGGTTTCCGTCGGCATCCAGCTTGGGGTTCCCGTGCGCGTCCGTGTGCTTCCGGTTGAACGCCTCGGACTGACCGACCTCGCGGTCGTGGTGCACGGGCGGCCCCTCCGTGCGGGGCCGTTCGTACTTCACGCCGGGCTCGGGGATCCCGTCGGCGTCGACGCGGTACTCCTGGTGCATCGGCCCGCGATCGATCCGGTAGTTGGCGTCGCCGAGGCGGTCCGCCAGTTCCGGGTTCGGCCGACCGGGATGCTGGTCGGTGTCGATCCACTTGACCTTGCCCGTTTCGTCGGTCTGGAAGGTCCCGCGAGGATTGCCTTCGGCGTCGACCACGTGGTAGCGGGTGTCCGGCTTCAGATCAGTGCGGCGACTGAACTGTTCGTCCACTTTGGGCGCCGGGATGTCCTCGTTCGGTACTCGCACGGTCTTCGACGGAGGGTCCGGTGTCGTGACATCCGCGTTCCGGGTCACGAACTGCTTGCCGTGAACGGTATCGACCCGCTTCGCCGTCGTGGTGGTCGCGGTCGTGCCGTCGGCTTTGGTCGCGAACGAGTCCACCCGGTGGCCGACCTGGACGCGGTAGTCGGCGTTGCGGGCGGGCCAGGCGACTTCCGGGTTGATGTGGTGCCGGTTGTTCGGCGCCACGGCTTCGACATGGGTCACCACACCTTTGTCATTGGTGTAGGCGTGGCTGCGCACGGTGCCGTCGGGACCGGATACGTCGTACCGGGTGCGAGGGTTCAGCTTCTCGTCCGAGGCGAAGAACGAATCGTTCTCGCCAAGACGCTTCGGCTCCACGTGATCGAACTCGGGTTCGTGCCAACGCGTCTGGATCTGCGGGTCCAGATCGGGGTCGGGTGCGCGGTGCGGGTTCAGCGGATCCTGGTCCGGGACACCCGTTTCCTCACGGGGCGGAGGCGAATCCCCGCCGTCGTGGTGGTGGTCTCCCCCTGGCGGCGACGATTCCTGCGGGTTGATGGCGGACTCGATGTCCCGTGGCGGAGGAACGTCCGGATCCGGCGTGCGAGGCGGGTCCGGATGGTTCGGGTGGACGCCGCCCCGCGTCGGGAGTTCCGGCCGCCGCTGGAGCTGATCGAAAATCGATTCGCCCAACGGGAACCTGGAGCCGGGCCTGCGCGGTACCGGCTCTCCCACCGGATCCCAGCGGTTCGCGGTGCGCGGTCCGCCGGCGGACGGCGGTTCGGCTGCTCCGCCCGCCGGCCGCGGCGTGGGATCCGGTTTCGGGTCGCGAGGTCCGATGGGCGTCGGGTCCGGCGGTTCGGGCGCGGGCGGCGCGTCCGGGGGCTCGCCGTGGCGCGGTTTGCCCGCGTCGAGGTCCACGTCGACGAAGGTGGTGTCGCCTCTCGGCGGGAGGCCGGGGTCGCCCTCCGGCAAGGAGTCCGGAGTGGACTTCTTCTCCGGCGTCTTCTCCTTGTCCTTCGGCGTCGGTTCCTTGGTGGGGTGCGGCGTCGGCGGATCACTGCTGGGAATCATGTGGTGCCCCAGCGCCATGTCCTCACCGACGTGCACCAGCCCGAGGACGCGAGCCGTCGTGTAGATCGCCTTCTGCGTGGGCGTCTTCGGCTGGACAGGGGCGGCGGTCGCCCATTCCTGCTGTGCCTTCCGGACGGCCTCGGCGTCGCGGGGCGGCATCGACTCGCGGGTGTCGGCCGGGTCGACCCGGTCGGACATCCGGACTTCGCCGGTCTCGGGGTTGATGGTGGCCTTCAGTTCGTCCGCGTCCTTCGCCCGATGGCCCGCAGCTTCGGGGTTTCCTTCCGAAGTGTTGGTCCGCTCGCGATGAGCGGGCGCCTCGGAGGCGGCTTCGGAGGGGTTCTCGGAACGGGCCGCCGGTGGGGCCTCGTGTTCCCGTGCCGGGGCGGCGGGAGGTTCCTCGTGCGCTTTGGGAGGAGGAGAACCCTGCTCCATGGCTTCGCCGACGGAACCGGGCCGCGTCGCGGGTTCGGGTCGAGTGGCGGGCTCCGGGCGCGTCGCGGGATCGGGGCGGGTCGAGGGCTCCGGCCGAGTCGAGGGCTCCGGCCGGGTCGCGGGATCGGGGCGGGTCGCAGGCTCCGGCCGGGTCGCGGGATCGGGAGTCCGCTCTTCCGGTGTCCTGGCGGGGCGTCGCTCCTCGGGAACGTGGTCCGGGGTCCGGTCGCCAGGCGGCCGGTTCGGCGGCCGCTCGGGCGGTGGGCCGTCCGGTGTCCGGGTTCCCGGCGGAGTCGTCGGCGGCGTGTCGTCCGGCGTGCGCGGGGTGTGCGGTGGAGTGGGGTTGTCGAGGGCGGGTGTGTGGCCGAGCCCCACCTTCGAGAGCAGCGAGTCGACGCCCGGGATCCGGCGGGCGGCCTTCGCCGCCAGTTCGGTGCCGGTGGGGATCTTCGTGATCGCCGTCCCCGCCTTTTCGGCGACGCGGCCCACGGCGGCGACAGCGCTGACCTTGCTCCCGGCCGCCGCCGCGCCGGCACCGCGGAGCCCCGCGCCCGCGCCCTTCGTGCCGAGCACGGCGCTGGCGATGTTGAACGTGGTCTTACCCGCCGCACGGGACGGGTCCTCGCTCCAGGTGTCCCACGCGACCATCACCTTGCCGGCTTCCTTCAGCGTGTCGCCCATGGCGCCGCGTTCGAAACCGGGGAGGCCGACGGTCTGGTCGAGGTGCGCCAGGGACGGGGACGTGTAGGTCGCCACGGCCAAGCCGAACTTGCCGAGGCCCTTCCACGCTTCGCCGAAGGTCGACCAGGAGAAGTGCCCGTCGCCGTAGCCCGCCAGGGCGGCGAAGCCCACGAACATCTCGACGGCGCCTTCGCCGATGCCGACGAAGAATGCGCCGACGTTCCCCCAGAAACCCTTCGGCTTTTTCGGCTTCTTGGTCTCTTCGCCCGGCGGTTTGCCGACCTTGGTGGCGAAATCGTTCATCAGGGTCGCGATCTGCTGGGCGACCTTGATGGCGAACACCGTCTGCGCCGCCCAGCCGGTGCACCGGCCGAAGAGCTCGTTGTTGTCGGAGATGTGCTTCCGGATGGCGTGCTTCGCCGAGACGATGAGGTTTCCGTACTCGCGGCAGGCCGCGGACAGACCGTCCATCACGCCCGCCATCTCCTTGATCCCCGTTTCGCCGGGCGAACCGTTGTTCAAGGAATGAATGGCGTAGTAGAACTCGAACCCGGCGGCGTCCCGCCAGAACCTGCGCACTTCCGCGGCGGCGCTGTCGGAAAGCTCGAGGGCGCCGCGCAGCGCTTTCGCGGAGTCGGTCCACGCCGTCGCCAGTTCCCCAGCGGCGGTTTCGCTGTCCGACGGCCAGATGGCTTCCTTGGCCTGGCCGCCGTTGCGGACCACCCAGTTCCAGAGGTCCCCGTCCGGCTCGACGATGTCGGTCATGGCCGCGGTGGTTTCACCGGTCGTACTGGCCGGCGGCGGCGCGGTCGGTGGCCTCGTAGGCCTGCACCGCCTGGCCGCCGTTGTCCGCCAATTGCCGGTAGATCCCGGGAATCTGGTCCATGGCGCCTGCCACCGCTGTCCTCGGTGCCGAGTAGAGGGCGGTGAAAGCACGTCCCAGCGGGCCGCCGCCGATCTGCCCCGGGGCGTCGATCTTGCCGCGCTGGGCCAGCCAAGCCGGTTCGAGGTCGTCCCCGGCGGCGCGCAACCTGTTCAGCTGTCCCGTCGTCTCGCCGGGGGACATGTCGATGCCGCTCACCGGCGCCTCCTGTCCAGTTCGTGCAGCAGCGGGTCGAACCGCAGATCCGTCGTCTCGGGGGTGGCGTCGGCGGGCAGGAAACCCGCGACGATCTCCATGACCTCTTCTTGGGAGCGTTCGACGGCCCGGTGGAACGTCCGGGTGATGTCCCGTGCCAGCGCGGCCGAATCCGGCGCGCGGTAGATCCGCGGGTCCAGCCACAGCTCGATGAGTTCCCCCGCTCCGCCGACGGTCACGCCGATCAGGCCGTCGTCGGATTCGGCGGTGGCCCGGATCCGGGCCATCCGCCCTTGGGTGGAACGGATGTCCTCGGCCAGCCGCCCGTATTCGGCCCGCATGTCCAGCTGGAACGGCGAATCCATGGCACCTCCCCTGTCGCGTCCCCGCCAGCTTGTCGGCGCCAGGGGCTTCGCGGGGCCGCGTGACCGGTTGCTGTCACGGGGACCGATCGCGCTCCCGGGGCCACGACCATGTGACGATGACCTTCGACGTGGTCGGCCTGTGCCGCCGGGAACCCGATGCCGAAACCCTGGTCTCGGCGATCCGGGCCGCGAGCCCGCTGTCCGAAGT contains these protein-coding regions:
- a CDS encoding response regulator transcription factor — protein: MTRVMVVEDDENLRLALVTQLRAAGFAVDDAGDIATADRLLRGTHHDCVVLDRMLPDGDAIDYVHMRRQLGWRAPVLFLTARDALADRVAGFEHGGDDYLVKPFVMAELTERVTNLCRRSAFDRPSVLHHEDLVMDCARREVRRAGVLLTLTNKEYAVLEYLLTRAGLPVQRADLIEHCWDAQADPMSNVVDVVVKRLRRKLKEPELIHAVRGLGYRLGAR
- a CDS encoding ATP-binding protein, with translation MNTHSSADRLRRLRWMLTALFTVMNTLGLVVFAWLLISEDGEQGEQRIDASLVQVTSSVSRLVAFDGTVDFGLVNTDVLNDRCPQFAILPGGAPAFQAHLSRAACVPMSAQLLNGLATEAVRTGKLVQGPQKGTDGSVVKVRAVPLRDTDGKTFAAVVAVQSTETEDDAHTRFTLLVVGGTVLLIAVLGFAGHLLSGRSIRPAAAALQQQEVLLAETAHDLRTPVAALRALAETAMANPAQSAELLPRTVRLAARMGGIIDDLLVRARLAAGVEQLSIQPIWLDQLVVGVVEDTATESAEVTVTAAPTKVDADPALLQRAIGNLLDNAVRYGRQPGAKAFVHLTVAGGTVTVADHGPGIDTTMAGDAFDRFASTGGSSGLGLSIVRWVAQAHGGTLAVYNADEGGAIFELRFPVSTS
- a CDS encoding type VII secretion target yields the protein MSGIDMSPGETTGQLNRLRAAGDDLEPAWLAQRGKIDAPGQIGGGPLGRAFTALYSAPRTAVAGAMDQIPGIYRQLADNGGQAVQAYEATDRAAAGQYDR
- a CDS encoding YbaB/EbfC family nucleoid-associated protein; translated protein: MDSPFQLDMRAEYGRLAEDIRSTQGRMARIRATAESDDGLIGVTVGGAGELIELWLDPRIYRAPDSAALARDITRTFHRAVERSQEEVMEIVAGFLPADATPETTDLRFDPLLHELDRRRR